Proteins from one Methanosphaera cuniculi genomic window:
- a CDS encoding autotransporter outer membrane beta-barrel domain-containing protein: protein MKSNKFIILLICLILLSLGSCYATSNNTDIISSDGTDDLSIQSNINTNEKSNNEYIFIDEDSTYPKIDTDKYDTTYEENDNIETSQASIQNVNEQKILYVDANTGSDENNGDESNPYKTLQKAVTSIENNSIINMKNGEYILDQQIVISKSLTINGENNQQTIINCNNNVGFNITNTKLTFDNLKFINANQNDDASYPGVIMARSNVILLINNCIFSDNIGRMGSVLFSNGKENKINITNSQFYDNIATQRAGVLHIGGKDSIGHISNCSFKNNKVNTTDVTGNKGCGGAIYLGSSNLTLKDCDFINNSAVNGSCIYTSTSSTINISNSNFVNNTANNKNTLNNASRGGAITLGSGGGIITNTTFINNTATFAGAISINSGNITNITDCTFINNYAGNHGGAIHSFGQTTIKNSIFENNSAVRRGGAVIGVGTDDMIIIENCQFINNYLNKTYLNGKFYSLGGALSGHGQSSNWTIKNNLFINNSAAFGGVMFCTNDIDFIDFVNNTYINNSAMSGGVIMFNTSDLGVHINNDVFNHNIAQLGGAISFNQSHLTVAIHDTVFTNNIAENGGAIFIPEYQHLSVENVTFTENTAKEKGGALFINNSTFLRLFKSIIYKNKANLGSAIYYNNINSTERNFVEIRSSKIYDNIGNYSIYSTTNNTVTAKYNWWGSNHGNITANNNVDATCPMVLLFTQWSKVWNNNQSMDFVINIKLCNKTSSNECGIFDSVYYLPSQNFTVITYYANETKIQTYEIYKSEVITIPAHVIKVTLKFDNEEITYQPGDPRQSYIRLTATQNPTNKSQYIIQAEVVDGRSQNIEEGKFIFKINGVSQGTASSIKDANLTLNVTNTGNYSHTYLITFVYGGTSHYTECRQNMTITIEGAKSANTKSQESTYWNDTNNTVYVTERSEC, encoded by the coding sequence ATGAAAAGTAATAAATTTATTATACTTTTAATTTGTTTAATATTACTTAGCCTTGGTAGTTGTTATGCTACATCTAATAATACTGATATTATTTCATCTGATGGTACTGATGACCTATCAATTCAAAGTAATATAAATACAAATGAAAAAAGTAATAATGAATATATCTTCATAGATGAAGATTCCACTTATCCTAAAATAGACACAGATAAATATGATACAACCTATGAAGAAAATGATAACATAGAAACTTCACAAGCTTCTATCCAAAATGTCAATGAACAAAAAATATTATATGTCGATGCAAATACTGGAAGTGATGAAAACAATGGAGATGAATCCAACCCATATAAAACACTACAAAAAGCAGTGACAAGCATAGAAAACAACTCAATAATTAATATGAAAAATGGTGAATATATTTTAGATCAACAAATTGTCATAAGCAAAAGTTTAACAATTAATGGAGAAAATAACCAACAAACAATAATTAACTGTAATAATAATGTTGGGTTTAATATAACAAATACAAAATTAACATTTGATAATTTAAAATTTATTAATGCAAATCAAAATGATGATGCTTCTTATCCAGGAGTAATTATGGCAAGATCCAATGTTATTCTGTTAATTAATAATTGTATTTTTTCAGATAATATTGGAAGAATGGGGTCAGTCTTATTTTCTAATGGTAAAGAAAATAAAATTAATATAACTAATTCACAATTTTATGATAATATCGCTACTCAAAGAGCTGGAGTTTTACATATTGGAGGTAAAGATAGTATAGGACACATATCAAATTGTAGTTTTAAAAATAATAAAGTTAATACTACAGATGTAACAGGAAATAAAGGATGTGGTGGAGCTATCTATCTTGGAAGTTCTAATTTAACATTGAAAGATTGTGATTTTATTAATAATAGTGCAGTGAATGGTAGTTGTATATATACATCTACTAGTTCAACTATTAATATTTCTAATTCTAACTTTGTTAATAATACTGCTAATAATAAAAATACTCTTAATAATGCAAGTCGTGGTGGAGCTATAACACTTGGAAGTGGTGGAGGAATTATAACAAATACAACATTTATTAATAATACTGCAACATTTGCTGGTGCTATTAGTATTAATAGTGGAAATATTACTAATATTACTGATTGTACTTTTATAAACAATTATGCAGGTAATCATGGAGGAGCAATTCATAGTTTTGGACAAACTACTATTAAAAATTCAATATTTGAAAATAACTCAGCAGTAAGACGTGGAGGAGCAGTAATAGGTGTTGGAACTGATGATATGATTATTATTGAAAATTGTCAGTTTATTAATAATTATTTAAATAAAACTTATTTAAATGGTAAGTTTTATTCACTAGGAGGAGCTTTAAGTGGTCATGGACAAAGTTCAAATTGGACTATCAAAAATAACTTATTTATAAATAACTCAGCTGCTTTTGGTGGAGTAATGTTTTGTACAAATGATATTGATTTCATAGACTTTGTAAACAATACTTACATTAATAACTCTGCAATGAGTGGAGGAGTGATAATGTTTAATACATCTGATTTAGGTGTGCATATTAATAATGACGTCTTTAATCATAATATTGCACAACTTGGAGGAGCAATATCATTTAATCAAAGTCATTTAACTGTAGCTATACATGATACAGTTTTCACAAATAATATAGCAGAAAATGGTGGAGCAATTTTTATTCCAGAATATCAACATTTATCAGTTGAAAATGTTACATTTACTGAAAATACTGCTAAGGAAAAAGGAGGAGCTTTATTTATTAATAATTCCACATTTTTAAGATTATTTAAATCAATTATATATAAAAACAAAGCAAACCTTGGTTCTGCAATATATTATAATAACATAAACTCTACAGAAAGAAATTTTGTAGAAATTCGCTCATCTAAAATATATGATAATATTGGAAATTATTCAATATATTCAACAACAAATAATACAGTTACTGCAAAATATAACTGGTGGGGAAGTAATCATGGAAATATCACAGCAAATAATAATGTAGATGCTACCTGTCCAATGGTACTATTATTTACACAATGGAGTAAAGTATGGAATAATAATCAAAGTATGGATTTTGTGATTAACATTAAACTATGTAATAAGACAAGCAGTAATGAATGTGGTATTTTTGATAGTGTATATTATCTTCCAAGTCAAAACTTTACAGTAATAACTTATTATGCAAATGAAACAAAAATACAAACATACGAAATATATAAAAGTGAAGTTATAACAATCCCAGCTCATGTTATAAAAGTAACATTAAAATTCGATAATGAGGAAATAACATATCAACCAGGAGATCCAAGACAATCATATATTAGACTAACTGCAACACAAAATCCTACAAATAAAAGTCAATACATTATACAAGCAGAAGTAGTGGATGGAAGATCACAAAATATTGAAGAAGGTAAATTCATATTTAAAATAAATGGAGTATCACAAGGTACTGCATCTAGTATTAAAGATGCAAATCTAACATTAAATGTAACTAATACAGGAAACTATTCTCATACATATTTAATAACATTTGTATATGGTGGAACTAGTCATTATACAGAATGTAGACAAAATATGACAATAACAATAGAGGGTGCAAAAAGTGCAAATACAAAATCACAAGAAAGTACTTATTGGAATGATACTAATAACACTGTTTATGTCACTGAGCGTTCTGAATGCTGA